One genomic segment of Bombus affinis isolate iyBomAffi1 unplaced genomic scaffold, iyBomAffi1.2 ctg00000099.1, whole genome shotgun sequence includes these proteins:
- the LOC126927396 gene encoding uncharacterized protein LOC126927396, which translates to MDTDMSGAVECKKKKRNRGRRRPFAPPPKRSWKPGRRGGAKGRSRVLKRMRGSTSMEGSNGAATTPSSSPGGPSVTDPTPSDEDTLKPPPSSPVAEVADTNACAKARPPEETPDGVLEAHPRHHSLGQGGICPDALSWCPDRPSEMHPDASYTNPQLV; encoded by the exons ATGGATACTGATATGTCTGGAGCTGTAGAG tgtaagaaaaagaaaagaaatagggGGAGGCGCAGGCCGTTCGCACCTCCCCCGAAACGTTCCTGGAAACCCGGTCGTCGTGGCGGTGCAAAAGGCCGTAGTCGGGTGCTAAAGAGGATGAGAGGCTCAACTTCTATGGAGGGCAGCAATGGCGCGGCCACAACCCCATCATCGAGTCCTGGTGGTCCCTCGGTCACTGACCCGACCCCCTCCGACGAAGACACCCTTAAGCCACCGCCAAGCTCTCCTGTGGCCGAAGTCGCAGATACAAATGCCTGTGCCAAGGCCCGCCCTCCGGAGGAGACTCCTGATGGAGTGTTGGAAGCCCATCCACGCCACCATTCCTTAGGTCAGGGGGGTATCTGTCCGGACGCACTCTCCTGGTGTCCAGACAGGCCTAGTGAGATGCACCCGGATGCTTCGTATACGAACCCTCAGCTTGTTTAG